DNA sequence from the Egibacteraceae bacterium genome:
CATCGTGCGCGCGGCGCTGTCCGCCCCGCTGTACTGGATCGCGGCCAACGCCGGCGCAAACGGCTTCCTGGTCGTGGACCGTGTGACGAGCGCCAAGACCGGCCACGGCTGGAACGCCCTCACCGACGAGTACGGCGACCTGCTCGCCCGGGGCGTCAT
Encoded proteins:
- a CDS encoding TCP-1/cpn60 chaperonin family protein codes for the protein IVRAALSAPLYWIAANAGANGFLVVDRVTSAKTGHGWNALTDEYGDLLARGVIDPAKVTRSALENAASIAAMLLTTEILVADMPEVEDGAGEDDHGMGGAGY